A window of the Rhodoluna limnophila genome harbors these coding sequences:
- a CDS encoding helix-turn-helix transcriptional regulator: MPKLNTFNGEDRLNFLLSLVGFLQNRGPVSIAEAAQHFELSVEYVRKAVTSINEARADINGFEEWFFMIDLDALEEEGMLSLTDNLVLDGAPRLSTRQTSAIAAGLNYLASMPEFANDDDVKFLVDLISEGQVRSSGARVEVKPGTVEAGLELLRRAILDGVQISCEYFNQKGERTNRVIEPLRLDPSPDGTYLRGFCPLNQEVRNFRLDRMRSIDLLNEPLTAQALAVGQIDDAIYVAGITDTQVTVEVDPEAYGLIAEFQPLSEPKDVGNSKIRTTISIGHLPNIGRLIARYGGSARVIEPAQARTIVREYAQKAMRENPAPKQIEDEG, translated from the coding sequence ATGCCTAAATTGAACACTTTCAACGGCGAGGACCGCCTCAACTTTTTACTTTCCTTGGTTGGCTTTCTTCAAAATCGCGGACCAGTTTCCATCGCAGAGGCAGCCCAGCACTTTGAGTTGAGTGTTGAGTATGTTCGAAAAGCGGTCACCTCGATAAACGAAGCGCGAGCTGACATAAATGGTTTTGAAGAATGGTTCTTCATGATCGATTTAGACGCTCTCGAAGAAGAAGGCATGTTGTCACTCACCGACAACCTGGTTCTTGATGGCGCCCCAAGGCTTTCGACTCGGCAAACCTCGGCCATCGCGGCGGGCCTAAATTACCTTGCATCGATGCCAGAGTTTGCCAACGATGACGACGTGAAATTCTTGGTTGACCTAATTTCAGAAGGACAGGTTCGCAGCTCGGGTGCCCGGGTTGAAGTGAAGCCTGGAACGGTAGAGGCCGGCCTAGAGTTGCTCCGACGCGCAATTCTTGATGGAGTTCAGATCTCCTGCGAGTATTTCAACCAAAAAGGTGAGCGCACTAACCGGGTTATTGAACCACTCCGCCTAGATCCAAGCCCTGATGGCACTTATCTGCGCGGGTTTTGTCCACTTAACCAAGAGGTTCGAAACTTTCGCCTGGACCGAATGCGCTCTATTGACTTGCTCAACGAACCACTCACCGCTCAAGCCTTGGCGGTGGGCCAAATCGACGATGCCATTTATGTCGCGGGCATTACCGACACTCAAGTCACTGTTGAAGTCGACCCAGAAGCCTATGGCCTAATCGCAGAGTTCCAGCCACTTTCTGAACCTAAAGACGTTGGAAATTCTAAGATTCGCACCACGATAAGCATTGGCCACCTGCCGAATATTGGGCGCCTGATAGCCCGCTACGGCGGTTCTGCAAGAGTTATCGAACCTGCGCAGGCTAGGACTATCGTGCGGGAATACGCACAAAAGGCGATGCGCGAGAATCCAGCTCCAAAACAAATTGAGGATGAGGGATAG
- a CDS encoding proteasome assembly chaperone family protein, whose amino-acid sequence MTHRIFAGRTLVVAFEGWNDAGESASNAAKFLAKQLNCDVVGAVDPEDYYDFIFTRPSVAYDASGSRVINWPATEMCAPGVDVVSESPDLGRVHLLIGTEPSRRWQTFTAEVMEMIEDREIDAVIFLGAMLADVPHSRPISVTATSQNEAARAAFDLERSHYEGPVGILSVLGVALEKASIPSIALWASVPHYVHNTPSPKATLALLSELEKYLGVQFEHGELAQEAFDWERGIDEAAEADEDMAGYIAQLEKTRDEVESPAASGDALAMEFEKFLRASEEKPDEDDSAI is encoded by the coding sequence TTGACTCATCGTATTTTTGCCGGCCGCACGCTCGTTGTGGCTTTCGAAGGCTGGAATGATGCCGGGGAATCGGCCAGCAACGCGGCTAAGTTTTTGGCCAAGCAACTGAACTGCGATGTAGTTGGCGCTGTGGACCCAGAGGACTACTACGACTTCATTTTTACTCGGCCAAGCGTTGCCTACGATGCCTCGGGGAGTCGAGTGATCAACTGGCCAGCAACCGAAATGTGTGCACCGGGAGTGGACGTTGTTTCCGAATCTCCAGACTTGGGTCGCGTGCACCTACTGATTGGCACGGAGCCAAGTCGCCGTTGGCAGACTTTCACGGCAGAGGTCATGGAAATGATTGAGGATCGTGAAATTGATGCTGTCATTTTTCTAGGGGCCATGCTCGCAGATGTTCCTCATTCTCGACCTATTTCGGTCACTGCGACCAGCCAGAATGAAGCTGCGCGCGCTGCATTTGATCTGGAACGGAGTCATTATGAGGGTCCAGTCGGAATTTTGAGCGTCCTGGGCGTCGCTCTGGAAAAGGCTTCTATTCCATCGATTGCCTTATGGGCATCAGTACCGCATTACGTGCACAACACTCCATCGCCGAAGGCAACCCTCGCTTTGCTTAGCGAACTCGAGAAGTACCTCGGCGTTCAATTTGAACACGGTGAGTTGGCACAGGAGGCCTTCGATTGGGAACGTGGAATTGACGAAGCCGCTGAGGCAGATGAAGACATGGCCGGTTACATCGCTCAGCTCGAGAAGACCCGCGATGAGGTTGAGTCCCCAGCTGCCTCAGGAGATGCCCTGGCGATGGAATTTGAAAAATTCTTACGTGCTTCAGAAGAGAAGCCAGACGAGGACGATTCGGCCATATAG
- a CDS encoding tRNA (adenine-N1)-methyltransferase, producing the protein MTKLSDAGLPTGPFRAGDRVQLTGPKGRLNTITLIEGARYGTHRGDLMHDDIIGKPEGSIIANQTGVEYLAFRPLLSDFVLSMPRGANIIYPKDSAQIVVMGDIYPGARVVEAGVGSGGLSMYLLRAIGDHGTLDSFERRSEFAEIARANVATNLGLVPDNWNIHLGDLQDELPKKTEPGSVDRIVLDMLAPWECIQECADALTPGGIIIGYVATVTQLSRFTEALRKSQLFAEPEAWESMVRGWHLQGLAVRPEHRMIGHTGFLVTARRLAPGAVLPDFKTTKAKPEFADEDLAVWNPDHMGERKVSDKKLRKTIRSANAAAEAKSQQ; encoded by the coding sequence ATGACAAAACTCAGCGATGCCGGCCTACCTACCGGTCCTTTCCGTGCCGGTGATCGAGTTCAGCTCACCGGACCAAAAGGTCGACTTAATACAATCACTCTGATTGAGGGCGCCCGTTACGGCACCCACCGAGGTGATTTGATGCACGACGACATCATCGGCAAGCCTGAAGGTTCAATCATTGCCAACCAGACCGGCGTTGAATACCTGGCTTTCCGCCCACTTCTGAGCGACTTTGTTTTGTCTATGCCGCGAGGCGCCAACATCATCTACCCAAAGGACTCGGCACAGATTGTTGTGATGGGCGACATTTATCCGGGTGCCCGAGTGGTTGAAGCCGGCGTCGGCTCTGGTGGCCTGAGTATGTATCTTCTGCGAGCTATTGGTGATCACGGAACACTCGATTCGTTCGAGCGCCGTTCTGAATTTGCCGAAATTGCCCGTGCCAATGTGGCTACCAACCTAGGCCTGGTTCCAGACAACTGGAACATTCACCTGGGTGATCTTCAGGATGAACTGCCGAAGAAAACCGAACCGGGATCTGTCGATCGAATTGTGCTCGACATGTTGGCACCTTGGGAATGCATCCAAGAGTGCGCAGATGCCCTGACTCCGGGTGGAATCATCATCGGGTACGTTGCGACGGTTACCCAACTTTCTCGATTCACCGAGGCACTGAGAAAGAGCCAGCTTTTTGCCGAGCCAGAGGCCTGGGAATCCATGGTTCGCGGGTGGCACTTACAGGGCTTGGCAGTGCGTCCGGAGCACAGAATGATTGGGCACACCGGATTCCTGGTTACTGCCCGCCGCCTGGCGCCTGGCGCAGTTCTTCCGGACTTCAAAACCACGAAGGCAAAGCCTGAGTTTGCCGATGAGGACTTGGCTGTTTGGAACCCGGATCACATGGGTGAACGGAAAGTTTCAGACAAGAAACTGCGTAAAACCATCCGAAGTGCTAACGCTGCCGCTGAAGCGAAAAGCCAGCAGTAA
- a CDS encoding alpha-amylase family protein, with the protein MAPKVTEVDRARAALAKKLDLSQRGDADLLDRFDRWGGDLIEGLQATYELTDVIGPLIDIMVDQHGKRSETLRQRDRERVLNPDWFQRPDTIGYVCYTDLFDKDLKGLANRVDYLKRLKVSYLHLLPILEPRPGESDGGYAVMNYRALRKDLGTMADLAAVSEQLHTSGISLTLDLVLNHVAMEHEWAEKAKQGDQKYRDYFYAYPDREIPDQFEQSLPEVFPDFAPGNFTWNPEMEAWVWTTFNSYQWDVNWANPAVFCEFADIIANLANHGVDCIRLDAIAFIWKRMGTICQGEPEVHAITQALRAFSKILTPSMIYKAEAIVGPAQVGAYLGEGKHAGKVSDMAYHNSLMVQIWSAIAAKDAKLLELVMARFGAMPASTAWGVYLRCHDDIGWAIDDSDAHRVGINGHDHRMFLADYYTGKFYGSEARGVDFQIEKHSGERRTSGTAAALTGIQGALERKDKAAVDLAIRRYICAYAMVFGFGGIPLLYMGDEIALFNDDDFVKDKTKRDDNRWIHRPAMPWQVAEDAAQGKKPGSPATRVRKAMENLIQARLNLPSLHAAVATKVRAGQGHGVAIFERIHPSGNVIQLYNLAETRRWVSRDEILALPDWVTDQLSGQSFALGDGLELEPYQVLWLS; encoded by the coding sequence ATGGCACCAAAGGTTACCGAAGTCGATCGCGCAAGAGCGGCGCTGGCTAAGAAACTAGATCTTAGCCAACGCGGTGACGCAGATTTATTGGATCGTTTCGATCGTTGGGGTGGGGATCTAATCGAAGGTCTGCAAGCCACCTACGAGCTGACCGATGTGATCGGGCCACTGATTGACATCATGGTCGATCAGCATGGCAAGCGCAGTGAGACATTAAGACAGCGCGACCGCGAGCGAGTGCTCAACCCAGATTGGTTTCAACGCCCTGACACCATCGGGTATGTGTGCTACACCGACCTATTTGACAAGGACCTCAAGGGCTTGGCCAACCGGGTTGATTACCTCAAGAGACTAAAAGTCTCGTACCTGCACCTTCTGCCTATTCTCGAGCCACGCCCCGGTGAAAGCGATGGCGGCTATGCGGTGATGAATTACCGCGCCCTGCGCAAGGACTTGGGCACAATGGCCGACCTAGCGGCAGTATCCGAACAGCTGCACACCTCCGGAATTTCATTGACCTTGGACCTAGTGCTAAACCACGTCGCGATGGAACACGAATGGGCTGAAAAGGCCAAGCAAGGTGACCAAAAATACCGCGATTATTTCTACGCCTATCCTGACCGCGAAATTCCTGACCAGTTTGAGCAATCACTACCCGAGGTTTTCCCAGATTTCGCACCCGGAAACTTCACCTGGAATCCAGAGATGGAGGCCTGGGTTTGGACAACCTTCAACTCCTATCAGTGGGATGTGAATTGGGCCAATCCAGCAGTATTTTGTGAGTTCGCGGACATTATTGCGAACCTTGCGAATCACGGCGTTGACTGCATACGACTAGATGCAATTGCTTTCATCTGGAAGCGTATGGGAACCATTTGCCAGGGCGAGCCAGAGGTACATGCAATTACCCAAGCGCTACGGGCTTTCTCAAAAATCTTGACCCCGTCAATGATTTACAAGGCTGAGGCAATCGTCGGTCCGGCACAGGTTGGGGCCTATCTGGGTGAAGGCAAGCACGCCGGCAAAGTTTCAGACATGGCCTACCACAACAGCCTTATGGTTCAGATCTGGTCAGCAATTGCCGCAAAGGATGCCAAGCTCCTAGAACTCGTCATGGCCCGTTTCGGCGCTATGCCGGCCAGCACCGCCTGGGGCGTATATCTGCGTTGCCACGATGACATCGGCTGGGCAATTGACGACAGTGACGCGCATCGCGTTGGAATCAACGGACATGACCACCGAATGTTCCTGGCGGATTATTACACCGGAAAGTTTTACGGTTCAGAAGCCCGGGGAGTGGACTTTCAAATTGAAAAACACTCGGGTGAACGACGAACATCAGGAACTGCAGCTGCGCTGACCGGCATCCAGGGTGCCCTAGAGCGCAAGGATAAAGCCGCAGTTGACCTTGCCATCAGACGATACATTTGCGCCTATGCGATGGTGTTTGGTTTTGGCGGAATCCCTTTGCTTTACATGGGAGACGAGATTGCCCTATTCAACGACGATGATTTCGTCAAGGATAAAACCAAACGCGATGACAACCGCTGGATTCACCGCCCCGCCATGCCTTGGCAGGTTGCCGAGGATGCCGCTCAAGGGAAAAAGCCGGGGTCACCAGCTACTCGCGTCCGAAAAGCAATGGAGAACCTGATCCAAGCGAGATTGAACCTTCCTTCTCTGCACGCTGCCGTTGCTACCAAAGTAAGAGCTGGTCAGGGGCACGGAGTGGCGATTTTTGAACGAATCCACCCGAGCGGCAACGTGATTCAGCTTTACAACTTGGCTGAAACCAGACGATGGGTATCGCGAGATGAAATTTTGGCGCTGCCGGATTGGGTGACCGACCAACTTTCCGGTCAAAGTTTTGCCCTTGGCGACGGGTTGGAGTTGGAGCCGTACCAAGTCTTGTGGCTTTCCTAA
- a CDS encoding undecaprenyl-diphosphate phosphatase: MNPFDAVILGIIQGLTEFLPISSSAHVQIAQQALGLGDMSKPQLTAFIATIQLGTELAVLIYFWRDIVRIIRAFFGSLSKRRPQTIEAAKDAKMGWLIILGSLPVVVIGLVFQDLIENQLRSLWVIGVTLIVFGLLLGAADRFGKRQKGIDSLTTRDGLLFGLGQALAVIPGVSRSGGTISVGLMMGYSRQAAARYSFLLAIPAVIASGFYQFAKTYQDLATADLAATAVATLVSFGVGYSVIVVLLKYLNRGSFLPFVIWRVALGSTLLVLLSTGVLSA; encoded by the coding sequence GTGAATCCATTTGATGCAGTAATTCTCGGCATCATTCAGGGTCTCACCGAGTTTTTACCCATTTCCTCCAGCGCACACGTACAAATTGCTCAGCAAGCACTGGGGCTTGGCGACATGTCCAAACCTCAACTGACTGCTTTTATTGCAACCATTCAGCTTGGCACCGAGCTTGCTGTGCTGATTTACTTCTGGCGCGACATCGTGCGTATCATCCGGGCTTTTTTCGGGTCATTATCGAAACGCCGCCCGCAAACCATCGAAGCCGCTAAAGACGCCAAAATGGGCTGGCTGATTATCTTGGGCAGTCTGCCAGTGGTTGTCATCGGCCTCGTGTTTCAGGACCTCATTGAGAACCAGCTTCGGAGCCTGTGGGTAATCGGGGTGACTCTGATTGTGTTTGGACTACTTCTTGGCGCAGCTGACCGCTTCGGGAAGCGCCAAAAGGGCATAGATAGCCTGACTACCCGAGATGGCCTTTTGTTTGGACTCGGCCAAGCCTTGGCAGTAATACCGGGTGTGTCCAGATCTGGCGGAACAATCTCGGTGGGCTTGATGATGGGCTACTCGCGTCAGGCAGCGGCACGGTACAGCTTTCTACTGGCCATACCAGCGGTGATAGCAAGCGGTTTTTACCAATTCGCCAAAACCTACCAGGACCTAGCCACGGCTGACTTGGCAGCCACCGCAGTTGCAACCCTGGTCTCATTTGGTGTCGGTTACAGCGTTATCGTCGTGCTCCTGAAGTACCTAAACCGAGGTTCTTTCCTGCCATTCGTAATCTGGCGAGTGGCTCTCGGTTCGACTTTGCTGGTTTTGCTTTCAACGGGAGTGCTCAGCGCCTAG
- a CDS encoding helix-turn-helix transcriptional regulator, translated as MTERESTWQPAKSDKSERLLQLTCALIFAERGLTKAEIFKAVTTYATAPRSNDDESLNRMFERDKADLRASGIKLELVDPKADAEELRYVIENGSFVWPHQVELSPKQLQILSLAAQVWAKASLKSEASQALVRLRALGIAPSAEDLIGFAPRIQTREPSFTPLNSAIDDQHEVEFDYRKPDGTVSKRRVQPWSLRNIDGQWMLQCYDLGASEARNFLLKRIVSKVKLVKTEDGPVSFEAPTEDAIQAATNSLNEFIKNNVAELKVARDSQAWFHFHLDDDLGSAPDVIVQLHYLDVHLLAEELRNFALDIEVIRPRELADAINNGFARVAADHA; from the coding sequence TTGACTGAACGCGAATCAACTTGGCAACCGGCCAAGTCTGATAAGTCTGAGCGGTTGCTTCAACTTACCTGTGCGCTGATTTTTGCTGAACGAGGGCTAACTAAGGCTGAAATTTTTAAGGCTGTAACCACATACGCGACAGCACCCCGCAGTAATGATGATGAATCGTTGAACCGGATGTTTGAGCGCGACAAGGCAGATTTGCGAGCCAGCGGTATAAAGCTTGAGCTAGTTGACCCTAAGGCAGACGCAGAGGAACTGCGGTACGTAATAGAAAACGGAAGCTTTGTCTGGCCTCATCAAGTTGAGCTAAGCCCCAAGCAGCTACAAATCCTGAGCCTGGCCGCTCAGGTTTGGGCCAAGGCATCATTGAAGTCTGAGGCTAGCCAGGCGCTGGTTCGACTGCGAGCACTTGGAATTGCGCCATCGGCAGAAGACCTCATTGGATTTGCTCCAAGGATTCAAACCAGAGAGCCGAGTTTCACACCTCTCAACTCGGCCATTGATGACCAGCATGAAGTCGAATTCGATTACCGTAAACCGGACGGCACAGTAAGTAAGCGGCGCGTACAGCCTTGGTCGCTCAGAAACATCGATGGCCAATGGATGCTTCAGTGTTATGACCTGGGTGCATCGGAGGCCCGCAACTTTTTGCTAAAACGAATAGTTTCAAAAGTGAAACTAGTCAAAACTGAGGATGGGCCCGTTTCATTCGAGGCACCAACCGAGGATGCCATTCAGGCTGCTACTAATTCACTAAACGAATTCATCAAGAACAACGTTGCCGAGCTAAAAGTGGCCCGTGATAGCCAGGCCTGGTTTCACTTTCACCTTGACGATGACCTGGGTTCGGCACCCGATGTAATTGTTCAGCTGCACTATTTAGACGTGCATCTGCTCGCCGAAGAATTGCGAAATTTTGCATTGGACATCGAAGTGATTCGACCAAGAGAGCTTGCCGACGCAATCAACAACGGATTCGCGAGAGTGGCGGCTGATCATGCCTAA
- a CDS encoding NAD-dependent protein deacetylase, with translation MSERESLSAAVSYSIDFARDRIQGKRLAVLTGAGISTDSGIPDYRGAGRVAKHPMTYDVFVGSKDAQIRYWSRSYIGWDRIANANPNQGHFALAHAENLGRVAQVITQNVDGLHQRAGSKRVIDLHGRLDRVTCLNCSQEMHRSEMDALLRELNPGIKKDESFEFTPDGDAEVELADGFQIPSCDNCGGILKPDVVFFGESVPSDRVEHAMTTLDQAEALLVAGTSLSVNSGLRFARRAAKAKKPIIIVNLGVTKGDELASVKIEANTSLVLERLLID, from the coding sequence ATGTCAGAGAGAGAATCGCTAAGCGCGGCTGTTAGCTACAGCATCGACTTTGCGCGCGATCGCATTCAGGGCAAGCGTTTGGCGGTGCTCACCGGAGCAGGGATTAGTACCGATTCCGGGATTCCTGACTATCGCGGTGCCGGACGCGTTGCCAAGCACCCAATGACCTACGACGTTTTTGTTGGGTCTAAAGATGCTCAAATTCGGTATTGGTCTCGAAGCTACATCGGCTGGGATCGGATAGCGAATGCGAATCCAAATCAGGGTCATTTTGCGTTGGCCCATGCAGAAAATCTGGGTCGTGTCGCACAGGTCATCACTCAAAATGTCGATGGTCTGCACCAGCGGGCCGGCTCTAAGCGGGTCATTGATCTACATGGCCGCCTGGATCGGGTCACCTGCCTAAACTGTTCCCAAGAAATGCACCGTTCCGAGATGGATGCTTTGTTGCGCGAACTCAATCCAGGCATTAAAAAGGACGAATCCTTTGAATTTACGCCGGATGGCGATGCCGAAGTGGAGCTGGCAGACGGATTTCAAATACCAAGTTGTGACAACTGCGGTGGGATTCTAAAACCGGACGTTGTGTTTTTCGGTGAATCGGTGCCGTCAGACCGAGTTGAGCACGCTATGACCACTCTGGACCAAGCTGAGGCACTCCTGGTGGCCGGAACCTCCCTATCGGTTAATTCGGGACTTCGTTTTGCTCGCCGAGCTGCAAAAGCCAAAAAACCAATCATCATTGTCAACCTTGGTGTTACCAAGGGCGATGAGTTGGCATCCGTAAAGATTGAGGCAAACACCTCACTCGTTCTAGAGAGACTCCTAATTGACTGA
- a CDS encoding histidine phosphatase family protein, translating into MTETVIGLLRHGQTDWNIDFRLQGVTDVPLNETGMRQARLAATAIRSEDWDYVLTSPLSRAKETARIIVELSGLPEPQIEHLLLERSFGEAEGLRHEEWRANYPDTNNVPGAETLETLEERAWRLLDHLAANYAGRRVLTVSHGALIRKLLGMVSQGEFPRDGERLSNASMSIFTHGPDGWRIADYSPGELVPLDTTVI; encoded by the coding sequence TTGACTGAGACTGTAATCGGATTACTTCGCCACGGCCAAACTGATTGGAATATTGACTTTCGCTTGCAGGGGGTGACTGATGTGCCACTAAACGAGACCGGGATGCGACAGGCTCGGCTTGCTGCAACCGCGATTCGTTCTGAAGACTGGGATTATGTTCTCACCTCGCCGCTATCACGCGCCAAAGAAACAGCTCGCATCATTGTTGAGCTGTCCGGCCTCCCAGAACCTCAAATCGAGCATTTGCTGCTTGAGCGCTCTTTTGGCGAGGCCGAGGGTTTGAGACATGAAGAGTGGCGAGCGAATTATCCAGATACCAACAATGTTCCGGGCGCCGAAACCCTGGAAACACTCGAGGAACGAGCTTGGCGTTTGTTGGACCATTTGGCAGCGAATTACGCGGGGCGCCGTGTGTTGACCGTCTCTCACGGTGCCTTGATTCGCAAACTTCTTGGAATGGTTAGCCAGGGTGAGTTTCCGCGGGACGGCGAAAGACTTTCAAATGCCTCAATGAGTATTTTTACCCATGGGCCAGATGGCTGGAGGATTGCCGACTACTCCCCCGGCGAATTGGTGCCGCTGGACACAACGGTTATTTAG
- a CDS encoding HAD family hydrolase, which translates to MLKNQLPAAVLWDMDGTLVDSEHYWMKSERDLAAAHSREWSQQDGFDLIGMSLYDSSQVIKEKLDSSLHPHEIITRLTDGVREQLAVEVPWRPGAKELLLALREAGIKTALVTMSLHHMAQEVVDQIPFKAFDVIVGGDDVARGKPFPDPYLRAAELLGVDASDCVAIEDSNTGLRSAEAAGTRAIGVPNFIEIPHIPGRTIWPTLVGVTVDDLRNLF; encoded by the coding sequence ATGTTGAAAAATCAGCTGCCTGCAGCAGTCCTCTGGGACATGGATGGCACGCTGGTTGATTCCGAGCACTACTGGATGAAAAGCGAACGCGATCTGGCAGCTGCTCACTCTCGTGAATGGTCCCAGCAGGATGGCTTTGATCTAATTGGAATGAGTCTGTATGACTCATCACAAGTAATCAAAGAGAAACTTGACAGCTCGTTACATCCGCACGAAATTATTACCCGACTCACCGATGGAGTCAGGGAGCAGTTGGCGGTTGAGGTGCCTTGGCGCCCGGGCGCAAAGGAGCTCCTGCTGGCACTCCGCGAAGCTGGCATCAAGACAGCCCTCGTAACCATGTCACTCCATCACATGGCACAGGAAGTCGTGGATCAAATCCCTTTTAAGGCCTTCGATGTAATCGTTGGCGGTGACGACGTTGCCAGAGGAAAGCCGTTTCCAGACCCTTACCTCCGGGCAGCAGAACTGCTCGGAGTCGATGCATCCGACTGCGTTGCAATTGAAGATTCGAATACCGGCCTTCGAAGTGCCGAGGCGGCCGGAACCAGGGCAATTGGCGTACCAAATTTCATCGAGATTCCGCACATCCCGGGTCGGACCATCTGGCCGACCTTGGTAGGAGTCACCGTCGATGACCTTCGTAATCTTTTTTAG
- a CDS encoding FKBP-type peptidyl-prolyl cis-trans isomerase — MKEITLRKFIAVFAAASLTVTLTGCASANPVDELFAGVEQTCDTFVAGENAAQIKTSGTAGSVPTVEFPTPLTSDQIETKIITEGDGAKFTGDESLKLEFVALNGGTGEAFQSTKFDGTDAITQTIASGQYPDFCHALSGVRAGSRVAVLFPAKFAHQGEGASDLGISPTDSIVYILDVLEVTLPYATGAEQPAEAGFPAVVRSAKHVPGITMPTGDAPKEFMVSTLLKGVGDTVKLNDAVTIHYSGFVWGGEKFESTWDSGTPAQFELREDSLISGFIKALEGQTVGSQIIAIIPPADGYGDTATGSIPANSTLIFVVDILATSSPAN, encoded by the coding sequence TTGAAAGAAATAACCTTGCGCAAATTTATTGCTGTCTTCGCAGCTGCCTCACTTACCGTTACTCTCACCGGATGTGCGTCAGCAAACCCGGTTGATGAACTTTTTGCCGGTGTAGAGCAAACCTGCGACACCTTCGTGGCCGGTGAAAATGCTGCTCAGATCAAGACTTCAGGCACAGCTGGGAGCGTTCCAACTGTGGAATTCCCGACACCCCTAACCTCGGACCAGATCGAGACCAAAATCATCACCGAGGGTGATGGCGCAAAATTCACTGGAGACGAGAGCCTAAAGCTCGAGTTTGTTGCCCTTAACGGCGGCACCGGTGAGGCTTTCCAGTCGACCAAGTTCGATGGCACCGATGCTATTACCCAGACCATCGCTAGCGGACAGTACCCAGACTTCTGTCACGCGCTTTCAGGTGTGCGAGCAGGCTCACGCGTTGCGGTGCTCTTTCCAGCAAAATTTGCCCACCAGGGCGAGGGTGCGAGCGACCTGGGAATTAGCCCGACCGACTCAATCGTCTACATTCTCGACGTGCTAGAAGTTACACTGCCTTACGCAACCGGCGCAGAACAGCCGGCAGAGGCTGGCTTCCCGGCTGTAGTCCGTTCAGCAAAGCATGTGCCAGGTATCACCATGCCAACCGGAGATGCTCCGAAAGAATTCATGGTTTCAACGCTGCTGAAGGGTGTTGGAGACACTGTCAAGCTCAATGATGCGGTGACCATTCACTACAGCGGTTTCGTCTGGGGCGGCGAAAAGTTTGAGTCGACCTGGGACTCAGGAACTCCAGCACAATTCGAACTTCGCGAGGATTCACTAATCAGTGGCTTCATCAAGGCCCTTGAAGGTCAGACAGTGGGCTCGCAGATCATTGCGATCATTCCGCCTGCCGACGGCTATGGTGACACCGCGACCGGAAGCATCCCAGCTAACTCAACCCTAATTTTTGTGGTTGATATCTTGGCTACCAGTTCACCGGCTAACTAA